Part of the candidate division KSB1 bacterium genome is shown below.
AGGTGCTCCTGGGAAAGAACGTGAGCGCCGTTGCCGGTACAGCCACCGCCGAGGCGCACACCGTCGCCGCCCAGGGGACGGTGGTGAAGCTGGACAAAATCCCGCTGGCCGTGTCCGCCGTGAAAGACGGGACCGGCGCGGCAACCTATGTCCTGGGGACGGACTACAACGTCACAGCCGCCGGGATTGAGGTCATCACAGGCGGGGGGATAGCCGCCGCGTCGGTGATAAAGGTGGACTATTCCACCCCCGCCGTGGACGTTGTCCACGCCCTCACGGACGTTGGCGCGGAGTTCTCCATGCTCTTCGAGGGGGTGAACACCCAGTCGAAAAAGAATGTCATCATCGAAATCTTCCGGTGCCGGTTCACCGCCGCGAAACAGTTGAGCTTCCTTTCGGCGGACACGAAATTCGGCCACTACGATTTCACGGCGAACATCCTTGCGGATGAATCCCGCCCCGCCGGTGAAAGCCAGTATTTCAAGATCACCTACGTAAATTAAGGAGCGGTGATGGAAAAGCGACTTGCCGTGAATGACAAGCTTGTAATGGTCCGCGAATTGACTGTGGGGGCCATCCGGGAGTGGATCAAGCGCCTCGGCTCCCGCCAGGCGGAGGATTTTGACCTGGTGGGGGAAACCCTCCTTGCCGAAATCTCGCTGGAGGAAATCCGGCTGATGACGGACTTGACGGCGGAAGATATGGATGCGTTCAAGCCCTCCGGACTTGCGTCGCTGATCGCCGCATGCAGGGAGGTGAACCCCGATTTTTTTCGCTTTCGCGCGGGGCTTGCCGCCGCGGCGCGGAATATCCAGACGGCGGGTCCGTCCCCGGCGGCGGGCTGAAAGCTTTCGACGGCTGCGTTTTGACCTTGATTAGGGTAGGCCACGCCAACGCGCTGGCCTACCCCTTCGATTTTTTTGTGTCTGCCCTTGAGGCGTTGAAGGAACACGGACATGGCGAATAACACCCTTGAGTTCATCATCAAGGCAAAGGCGGATGAGTTCATGGCCGCCATCCGCTCCGCCGAGGCCCAGGCCAAAGATTCCTTCACCGGCATGTCATCAGCCGCCAAATCCGGCGGGGACAAAATGGCGGCCGCTTTCAAGACGCTCGATATCCGTTCGTTCGCCGCGATAAAAGAGGATATCCGCTCCACCGTCTCCGCATATTCCACCCTCGCCGCCTCCGGCAAGCTTTCCGGTGAGGAGCTTGTCCGCGCCGCAAAAGCGGCGAAGGAAAAGATAGCCGCGCTTAACGCGGAGATGAAAAACGCTCCGCAAGCTCCCGGCTCCGGCCTGCAATCCCTCGCCGCCGCCGCCGCCGCAGCCAACGTCCCGATGAGCGGGCTTTTGCGAACGATCCAGTCCACCCCGCCGCATATCCTGGCGATGGCGGGCGCGATGGCTGGCGGAGCCGCCGGGGCATACGCTTATAAGGTTGCGCTGGCGGAGGTGATAGAGACCGGCTCCAAATTCGCCACGCTCGGCGTTCAGATGAAGGCCGTGATGGGTGGGGAGGCGGAAGGGCGCGCCGCCACGCAATGGCTGGTGGACTTCAATAAACGGACGCCATACGAGCTGGCGGACGTCACTCAGGCGTTCGTGAAGCTGAAGAACGCCGGGATAGACCCCATGAACGGATCGCTGGAAGGACTGTCCGCCGCCGCCACGCGGGTTGGCGGCGGGCAGGAAAACCTGCAGCTCATCCTTCTTGCCGTCACGCAGATGTGGGCGAAGGGAAAAATCACCAGTGAGGAGATGACCCGGCAGTTGTCCGAGCGCGGCATCCCCGCGTGGGACTTGCTGGCCAAGTCCACCGGCAAATCCGTCCCGGAACTTATGAAGATGGCGGAAGCGGGAACGCTGGGGAAGGACGCCGTGCGCGGCCTGATCGCGGAGATTTCCAAATGGGGCGGGAGCGCCAACGCGGACATGATGAAGACCTACGCCGGCCAGCTGTCCAACGTGAAAGATAACTGGGAGATTTTCAAGAACGCCGCCGCCCAGTCCGGCCCGCTGGAGGAGGTGACAAAACTTCTCACCATGCTAAACGCCGTGGCCGGGAAAAGCGGAGAGGGGCTTGCCTCCCTCGCGCGGAACCTGGGGCAGACCCTTTCCGCCCCGGTGACAGCCCTTGCATTCTGGATCGAGGGCTTCAAATCTCTGGATTCCGCCACTGACGGATGGATGGGAACGCTCATCAAATTAAACCCGGTGGTGAGCGCCCTTAATGGCCTGTTCAGCCCGGTAAAAACCAGCATTGAAAGGGTTTCCACGCTAACCCTTGGCTTAATCCCCGACTTCGCCGCACTGGCCGAAAAAAAGGATGAGGAATACAAGGCCAGCGTAAAGGTGCTCGATGCGCTGAAACTTACGAAGTCCACTATGGCCGGGCTTGCGGCCGAAGGGCTTGGCGGTTCGGCCCTCTCCTCCTCCATCACGCAGACCACGATGGCGCTGACGCTGGCGCAAAAAGAACTTGGCCAGATCAAAGACGCGGACGGTATCCGTACACAAACGGAATATGTCTCCGCCCTCCTCGCCCGGCTCAACACCCTCAAGGATTCCGCCGCGAAGGTCAAAGACCTTTTCGCCTCACGTGACGATCTGCAAGGCCAGTTAAAGACCCTGCGGGACTTGCAGGCCTCCATCGCCACAGCCGTCACAGGGGCCGCCCGCGTCACAGCGGAAGAGATCAAGGCGGCCACCGCCGCGCAGTTGCGGGAAAAGATCGAGTCCGCCCGCAAAGAGGTGGACACAGAAAAAGGGAAGATTGACCAGATAAAGGCGGCGCGGCAAAAGCTTGTGGATGACGACAGGTTACGTGAAGCCCAGGCTGTGGAGGTGGAGGAAAAAATAGCCGCCGCCGGCATCACGTCACAGACCCGCCTTTTGGAGATCAAGCGTGAATTCGCCAACCGGGAGATCGAAGGGTTCAACCAGGTGATGGACGCGGCGAAAAAATCAGCCTCGGATATGTCCGCCGCCAAAGTCACCGCCGCCGCGAAGGACTCCCAGATCATTCAAAAAGAATTGGCCGAACGGATCGCCGCCGCGCAAGGGGGATACGGCGCCGTCAGGTCCGCGCTGGACCGTGCACTGGGCGAATATCAGAAGTATGCCAACCAGGTGCGGACCGCCGAAGAAAAGTTAAAAGGCATCCGGGCCGAACAGTCGGCGGGGGCGGCCTCCGCCGAACGGGAACTGAACACGCTGCGCCGCGAGGGGATGACCACCGGACAGGCCCAGGCGGACATACAAAGGGAAATCGCCGATTCCATACAGCGGGCGAAGACCCTGGGGAAGACCGGGAGCGACAAGGACGTGGCCGCCGCGAAAGAACAGCTTTCC
Proteins encoded:
- a CDS encoding tape measure protein — encoded protein: MANNTLEFIIKAKADEFMAAIRSAEAQAKDSFTGMSSAAKSGGDKMAAAFKTLDIRSFAAIKEDIRSTVSAYSTLAASGKLSGEELVRAAKAAKEKIAALNAEMKNAPQAPGSGLQSLAAAAAAANVPMSGLLRTIQSTPPHILAMAGAMAGGAAGAYAYKVALAEVIETGSKFATLGVQMKAVMGGEAEGRAATQWLVDFNKRTPYELADVTQAFVKLKNAGIDPMNGSLEGLSAAATRVGGGQENLQLILLAVTQMWAKGKITSEEMTRQLSERGIPAWDLLAKSTGKSVPELMKMAEAGTLGKDAVRGLIAEISKWGGSANADMMKTYAGQLSNVKDNWEIFKNAAAQSGPLEEVTKLLTMLNAVAGKSGEGLASLARNLGQTLSAPVTALAFWIEGFKSLDSATDGWMGTLIKLNPVVSALNGLFSPVKTSIERVSTLTLGLIPDFAALAEKKDEEYKASVKVLDALKLTKSTMAGLAAEGLGGSALSSSITQTTMALTLAQKELGQIKDADGIRTQTEYVSALLARLNTLKDSAAKVKDLFASRDDLQGQLKTLRDLQASIATAVTGAARVTAEEIKAATAAQLREKIESARKEVDTEKGKIDQIKAARQKLVDDDRLREAQAVEVEEKIAAAGITSQTRLLEIKREFANREIEGFNQVMDAAKKSASDMSAAKVTAAAKDSQIIQKELAERIAAAQGGYGAVRSALDRALGEYQKYANQVRTAEEKLKGIRAEQSAGAASAERELNTLRREGMTTGQAQADIQREIADSIQRAKTLGKTGSDKDVAAAKEQLSYAQSLNRSLGDRAAKETNIKDITSAQNAVLEKQAQATEKAKGEAEALKKEEESRAATLKDQLAAMAESLQKLSDSAKIAADMDITAASENLAILQDNFSQLNAAAKMKVTADTFTINTQLAEVERKIKEIAGLAAGVKIGGGAAGMSTGGPVGYQTGGPVRYASGGRLPGYGGGDRIPALLEAGEFIIRKEAVNHFGSEMFAAMNALRTDRAGFMAAVPRRRLTLPLIIQKFASGGPVSAQPVSAPPGGATSTTPGDSIRIDITMSGKAASVFAARDQARGFVDMLHELQRGTK